The proteins below come from a single Phorcysia thermohydrogeniphila genomic window:
- the rlmN gene encoding 23S rRNA (adenine(2503)-C(2))-methyltransferase RlmN, whose amino-acid sequence MSEVGMVEIKNMTLKELEAFVQSLGLEKYRAKQIAQWLYKKRVKTFDEMTNISKQARKLLSEKAVIDVLKLVKVEESSDGTRKYLFELPDGNRVESVFIPERDWNTLCVSTQVGCPVGCTFCLTAKDGFTRNLTTAEIVDQYIHVQRDVGENRRISNVVFMGMGEPLLNFDNVKKAVGIMTHRDMLDLSTRKVTISTVGIVPGIERMAKEMNKVKLAVSLHATTDEVREKLVPLNRRYSIGEIMRALRRYPADNVRRIMIEYVMLKDVNDSLADAKRLAKLLKGMKVKVNLIPFNYYPGALYEPTPREKIEAFQRVLWDHNIAAFIRDSRGQDISAACGMLRTKEKACHA is encoded by the coding sequence ATGAGTGAGGTGGGAATGGTTGAGATAAAGAATATGACCCTTAAAGAGCTTGAGGCCTTTGTCCAGTCCCTTGGCCTTGAGAAGTATAGGGCAAAGCAGATTGCCCAGTGGCTTTACAAAAAGAGAGTTAAGACCTTTGATGAGATGACGAACATCTCAAAGCAGGCCAGAAAGCTCCTCTCTGAAAAAGCCGTGATAGACGTTCTTAAACTTGTGAAGGTGGAGGAATCCTCCGACGGAACGAGGAAGTACCTATTTGAGCTTCCCGATGGGAACAGGGTAGAGTCTGTCTTTATTCCCGAAAGGGACTGGAATACACTGTGTGTTTCTACTCAGGTTGGCTGTCCTGTAGGTTGTACCTTCTGCCTTACTGCTAAGGACGGTTTTACGAGAAACCTCACAACGGCGGAAATTGTAGACCAGTATATCCACGTTCAGAGGGACGTAGGAGAAAATAGGAGAATCTCAAACGTTGTCTTTATGGGTATGGGAGAGCCCCTTTTAAACTTTGATAACGTGAAAAAGGCTGTTGGGATTATGACCCACAGGGACATGCTTGACCTGTCTACGAGGAAGGTAACCATTTCAACGGTTGGTATTGTTCCCGGCATTGAGAGGATGGCGAAGGAGATGAACAAGGTAAAGCTGGCAGTTTCCCTTCATGCTACAACCGATGAAGTTAGGGAAAAACTTGTTCCCCTGAACAGAAGGTACTCTATTGGGGAGATAATGAGAGCTCTCCGTCGCTACCCTGCCGACAACGTAAGGCGGATAATGATTGAGTACGTAATGTTAAAGGACGTTAACGATTCTCTCGCTGATGCAAAGAGGCTTGCTAAGCTCTTAAAGGGAATGAAAGTTAAGGTTAACTTGATTCCCTTTAACTACTACCCGGGAGCTCTTTACGAGCCAACACCAAGAGAAAAGATAGAGGCTTTCCAAAGAGTTCTCTGGGATCACAACATTGCAGCCTTTATAAGAGATTCTAGAGGGCAGGATATATCCGCTGCTTGTGGAATGCTTAGAACAAAAGAAAAAGCCTGCCACGCTTAA
- the rplS gene encoding 50S ribosomal protein L19: protein MRAVQEKYMREDMLKVDFRPGDTVRVHVKVKEGDKERIQVFEGVVIRKRGGTGTDATFTVRKVSYGIGIERTFPLHSRVIEKIEVVKRGIVRRARLYYLRELKGKAAKIKEKKEWMTKK from the coding sequence ATGAGGGCGGTGCAGGAAAAATACATGAGAGAAGATATGCTTAAGGTAGACTTTAGGCCGGGAGATACCGTAAGGGTTCACGTTAAGGTAAAGGAAGGGGATAAGGAGAGGATTCAGGTTTTTGAAGGAGTTGTTATAAGGAAGAGGGGTGGTACTGGAACAGACGCAACCTTTACCGTTAGGAAGGTTTCTTACGGTATTGGAATTGAGAGGACCTTCCCCCTTCACTCAAGGGTAATTGAAAAGATTGAGGTTGTTAAGAGAGGTATTGTAAGAAGGGCAAGACTCTACTACCTCAGGGAGCTCAAAGGTAAGGCTGCCAAGATTAAAGAGAAAAAAGAGTGGATGACAAAGAAGTAA
- the sfsA gene encoding DNA/RNA nuclease SfsA: protein MKSRRPYEVLNVKELFKELTFASLIERINRFCALVRTKTGVRKAHISDTGRLKELFLPGSPLLLAENPKGKLDYKLVAVKSGEDWVFLHTPAHLLIAERLIREGFLGFYPKEIRKEVKHGKSRIDLLIDGNFYLEVKGCNLVKGCTCLFPDAPTERGRKHLQELILLRQRGFRTGVLFLAFRPCSCFSPNAGTDPLFAKSFKRALSSGVEFFGVKLRFLPETGGIYVDGELPLC, encoded by the coding sequence TTGAAGTCCAGAAGGCCCTATGAGGTCTTGAACGTTAAGGAGCTTTTTAAAGAGCTGACTTTTGCAAGCTTGATTGAAAGAATCAACAGGTTCTGCGCTTTAGTTAGAACCAAAACTGGAGTTAGAAAAGCTCACATTTCTGACACGGGAAGGCTAAAGGAGCTCTTCCTTCCCGGCTCTCCCCTTCTTTTAGCAGAAAACCCAAAGGGTAAACTTGACTATAAGCTCGTAGCAGTAAAGAGTGGTGAAGACTGGGTTTTTCTTCATACTCCGGCTCACCTACTAATAGCCGAGAGGCTCATAAGAGAGGGATTCCTTGGCTTTTACCCGAAGGAAATAAGAAAAGAGGTTAAGCACGGAAAGAGCCGGATAGACCTTCTTATAGACGGTAACTTCTACCTTGAAGTTAAAGGGTGTAACCTTGTTAAGGGGTGTACCTGTCTTTTCCCGGACGCTCCAACAGAAAGGGGAAGGAAACACTTGCAGGAACTTATTCTCTTGCGTCAAAGGGGATTCAGGACAGGAGTTCTTTTCTTAGCTTTTAGGCCCTGTAGTTGTTTTTCTCCAAATGCCGGAACTGACCCCCTTTTTGCTAAAAGCTTTAAAAGAGCTCTTTCCTCCGGAGTAGAGTTTTTCGGCGTAAAGTTAAGATTCCTCCCAGAGACGGGAGGAATCTATGTTGATGGGGAGCTCCCCCTGTGCTAA
- the gltA gene encoding NADPH-dependent glutamate synthase, whose protein sequence is MKKKLDRWTGRIPMPVLPPEVRRKVFNEFSLGYGHTAAKDEALRCLLCKTPTCLDSCPVQSKIPNWIETIQKESVFDGYKILRERNPFSSVCGRVCPQERLCESTCILTRKDGGKAVAIGGLERFIADSVRTSGFKWEDEKAPATGKKVAIIGGGPAGLAAAYYLARKGHSVTIFEALPYLGGVMRYGIPECRLPREALDWDINLILNLGVEVRTNTVVGEDITLDEIRKEYDAIFIAVGSGRGKKMNIPGADLKGAYSAIGFLMKVNTGEIHPLLAPDKDIEIPTGKKVVVVGGGFTAVDCALVSVRLGNETTVVYRRTRESSSAREEEWDMLAEEGVDIRWLTLPVEVLGNDDGEVVGVKCVKMKLIHVEGSRRPKVEPIPGTEHVIPCDIIIFAVGQGDNPVAYKDVEGLKIDKWNNLSTVDEEFRTNVEGIWAGGDVVNGGDLVITAIKHAKIAAESIHKYLTTGKWEYKGEG, encoded by the coding sequence ATGAAAAAAAAGCTTGACAGGTGGACGGGAAGAATTCCCATGCCTGTACTACCTCCAGAGGTAAGGAGAAAAGTTTTCAACGAGTTCTCCCTTGGCTACGGACACACGGCAGCAAAGGACGAAGCTTTAAGGTGTCTCCTCTGTAAAACTCCAACCTGTCTTGACTCCTGCCCAGTTCAGAGCAAGATACCCAACTGGATTGAAACAATCCAGAAAGAGAGCGTATTTGACGGCTACAAGATTCTGAGGGAAAGGAATCCCTTTAGCTCCGTCTGTGGAAGGGTCTGTCCACAGGAAAGGTTATGTGAGAGCACTTGCATCTTAACGCGAAAAGACGGCGGAAAAGCTGTTGCAATTGGTGGTCTTGAGAGGTTCATTGCCGATTCTGTAAGAACCTCTGGCTTTAAGTGGGAAGATGAAAAAGCCCCAGCAACAGGCAAAAAGGTTGCCATCATAGGTGGTGGACCTGCAGGACTTGCTGCAGCCTACTATTTAGCGAGGAAAGGACACAGCGTAACTATTTTTGAAGCCCTTCCATACCTCGGCGGCGTTATGAGGTACGGAATCCCTGAGTGCAGGCTTCCAAGGGAAGCCCTTGACTGGGATATCAACCTGATTCTTAACCTCGGCGTAGAAGTTAGGACAAACACTGTAGTTGGAGAGGACATCACCCTTGACGAGATAAGGAAGGAGTACGACGCCATATTCATAGCTGTAGGTTCAGGCCGTGGTAAGAAGATGAACATTCCCGGGGCAGACCTTAAGGGAGCTTACTCTGCAATCGGCTTCTTAATGAAAGTAAATACCGGTGAAATCCACCCACTCCTTGCTCCAGATAAGGACATTGAAATACCAACTGGCAAGAAAGTAGTTGTTGTCGGCGGAGGATTTACAGCCGTTGACTGTGCGCTGGTTTCTGTAAGGCTTGGCAACGAAACCACCGTTGTTTACAGGAGAACGAGGGAATCTTCCTCTGCAAGGGAAGAAGAGTGGGATATGTTAGCAGAGGAAGGAGTAGATATCCGTTGGCTCACCCTTCCTGTTGAAGTTCTCGGAAATGATGATGGAGAGGTCGTTGGCGTTAAGTGCGTGAAGATGAAGCTTATCCACGTTGAAGGAAGCAGGCGTCCAAAAGTTGAGCCAATCCCCGGAACTGAACACGTGATTCCTTGCGATATCATCATCTTTGCCGTCGGTCAGGGAGATAACCCTGTAGCCTACAAGGACGTGGAAGGTCTGAAGATTGATAAGTGGAACAACCTCTCAACCGTAGATGAGGAGTTTAGAACCAACGTTGAGGGTATCTGGGCCGGTGGAGACGTTGTAAACGGCGGGGACTTAGTTATTACGGCAATAAAGCACGCAAAGATTGCTGCTGAGTCTATCCACAAGTACTTAACAACCGGCAAGTGGGAGTATAAAGGAGAAGGTTAA
- a CDS encoding Trm112 family protein produces the protein MLPEELLSVLACPKCKGDLEYREKEQKLICHKCKLAYPIVDDIPVMLVDEAEEVDE, from the coding sequence GTGTTACCTGAAGAGCTCCTTTCAGTTTTAGCCTGTCCCAAGTGTAAGGGGGACCTTGAGTATAGGGAAAAAGAGCAAAAATTAATCTGCCACAAGTGTAAGCTTGCCTATCCAATTGTTGACGACATACCGGTGATGTTAGTAGATGAGGCAGAGGAAGTAGATGAGTGA
- the infB gene encoding translation initiation factor IF-2, translating to MAKVRVHQLAKELGMSSKELIEKLKELEIPVKSPSSSLDEKQVMLVKEFLEPVEVPAREVVEEKKEEETVVAPQPEKEERPEQKEQVEPKEEVAQAVAPPVPAVKAEEVESEKEKKEEETKEEARKEERKEDRGRRRTSDVRILSPEELARRRRRRRRPFRKEERGEEKKEARPRRREKFKKPDREERRKPVPEKVTREQLEKLVASTKEPREKEKHKTAEEILAERKREQKELEDQKKFEELMRRIEEKNRAKRKKRKKKKKEEQIAEVPFEELSEEEQLQRLIEEEERAKTVVIPEVISVREFAEKLGVEPTQLLQDLIALGKFVAINQPIDFETAAKLAEKYGKVAKLEGEEELESLEKELEETPDREEDLKPRPPIITVMGHVDHGKTTLLDYIRNTRVAEKEAGGITQHIGASVVEVDTSEGRKTLVFLDTPGHEAFTAMRARGAQVTDIAVLVVAADDGVMPQTIEAINHAKAAGVPIIVAINKIDKPGANPERVKQELTQHGLIPEDWGGDTIMVPVSARTGEGVDELLEMIALQAELMELKANPDKPARGVVLEAKLDKKRGPVATLLVQTGTLKVGDAIVAGLYAGKVRAMFDDKGNSVKEAGPSMPVEVLGLDGVPLAGDKFYVVKDEKTARKIAEKRQELARESALEKEKRVSLEELFSQMQAGEVKELNVVLKADAQGSIEAIRKSLEELSTDEVKVRIIHAGVGPITENDVMLAAASNAIVIGFNVRPDSSARKAAEQEKIDVRTYRVIYDIIDEVKKAMQGLLAPEEKEVYLGSAEVRATFKVPKVGTVAGCYVKDGVIRRNAMARLVRDGVVVYDGKIASLKRFKDDVREVQAGYECGVGLENFNDIKVGDVIECYTIEKVERGA from the coding sequence TTGGCAAAGGTAAGAGTTCATCAGCTTGCGAAAGAACTGGGTATGTCCTCAAAAGAGCTGATAGAGAAGCTGAAGGAGCTTGAGATTCCGGTTAAGAGCCCGAGCTCAAGCCTTGATGAAAAGCAGGTAATGCTCGTTAAGGAGTTCTTGGAGCCTGTTGAAGTTCCGGCGAGGGAAGTTGTTGAGGAGAAAAAGGAAGAGGAAACAGTAGTAGCTCCTCAGCCTGAAAAGGAGGAGAGGCCAGAACAAAAAGAGCAGGTTGAGCCTAAGGAAGAGGTTGCTCAGGCTGTTGCTCCTCCTGTTCCTGCAGTAAAGGCTGAGGAAGTAGAGAGTGAGAAAGAGAAAAAGGAAGAGGAAACTAAAGAAGAAGCTAGAAAAGAGGAAAGGAAAGAGGATAGAGGTAGGAGAAGAACCTCTGACGTTAGAATCCTTTCTCCTGAGGAGCTTGCTAGGAGAAGGCGTAGGAGGAGAAGACCTTTCAGGAAAGAAGAGAGAGGAGAAGAGAAAAAAGAGGCTAGACCTCGTAGGAGAGAAAAGTTCAAAAAGCCTGATAGAGAGGAAAGGAGGAAACCTGTTCCTGAAAAGGTAACTAGAGAGCAGCTTGAAAAGCTTGTTGCTTCAACTAAGGAGCCGAGGGAAAAAGAAAAGCACAAAACTGCCGAGGAAATCCTTGCCGAAAGGAAGAGGGAGCAGAAGGAGCTTGAGGACCAGAAGAAGTTTGAAGAGCTTATGCGCAGAATAGAGGAGAAGAACCGCGCCAAGAGGAAGAAACGTAAGAAGAAAAAGAAAGAGGAGCAGATAGCTGAGGTACCTTTTGAGGAGCTGTCAGAAGAAGAACAGCTCCAGAGGCTCATTGAGGAAGAGGAGAGAGCTAAAACAGTTGTCATACCTGAGGTTATCTCCGTAAGGGAATTTGCTGAAAAACTTGGCGTTGAGCCGACTCAGCTTCTTCAGGACTTAATAGCTCTTGGAAAGTTTGTAGCTATAAACCAGCCGATAGACTTTGAAACGGCGGCAAAACTTGCCGAGAAGTACGGCAAGGTGGCCAAGCTAGAAGGAGAAGAAGAGCTTGAATCCTTAGAAAAGGAGCTTGAGGAAACTCCCGATAGGGAAGAGGACTTAAAGCCCCGTCCTCCAATTATCACAGTAATGGGGCACGTTGACCACGGTAAAACCACACTCCTTGACTATATAAGAAACACGAGGGTTGCAGAAAAAGAGGCTGGAGGAATCACCCAGCACATAGGTGCTTCGGTAGTAGAGGTAGATACCAGCGAAGGCAGAAAGACGCTCGTCTTCTTGGACACTCCCGGACACGAGGCCTTCACGGCAATGAGGGCCCGCGGTGCTCAGGTTACAGATATTGCCGTCCTTGTTGTTGCTGCCGATGACGGAGTTATGCCCCAGACTATTGAGGCTATAAACCACGCAAAGGCTGCAGGTGTTCCGATAATTGTTGCCATAAACAAGATAGACAAGCCCGGTGCGAACCCTGAAAGAGTTAAGCAGGAGCTTACCCAGCACGGCCTCATTCCTGAGGACTGGGGCGGTGACACCATAATGGTTCCGGTCTCTGCGAGGACCGGAGAGGGGGTTGACGAGCTCCTTGAAATGATAGCCCTACAGGCTGAGCTTATGGAGCTCAAGGCCAACCCCGACAAGCCTGCCCGTGGCGTTGTCCTTGAGGCAAAACTTGATAAGAAGAGAGGACCTGTTGCAACCCTCCTCGTCCAGACCGGAACGTTAAAGGTTGGGGATGCCATTGTTGCCGGCCTTTACGCCGGTAAAGTTAGGGCAATGTTTGACGATAAGGGTAATTCCGTAAAAGAGGCCGGACCTTCTATGCCGGTAGAGGTTCTCGGCCTTGATGGCGTTCCCCTTGCCGGTGACAAGTTTTACGTGGTGAAGGACGAGAAGACGGCAAGGAAGATAGCCGAGAAGAGGCAGGAGCTTGCAAGGGAGTCTGCCCTTGAGAAGGAGAAGAGGGTATCCCTTGAAGAGCTCTTCTCCCAGATGCAGGCTGGAGAGGTTAAGGAACTCAACGTTGTCCTTAAGGCTGACGCTCAAGGTTCAATTGAGGCAATAAGGAAATCCCTTGAGGAGCTCTCTACGGACGAGGTTAAGGTCAGGATTATCCACGCTGGCGTTGGTCCTATAACCGAGAACGACGTTATGCTGGCAGCGGCCTCTAATGCCATCGTTATAGGCTTCAACGTAAGGCCAGATTCCTCTGCAAGGAAGGCAGCTGAGCAGGAAAAGATAGACGTAAGAACCTATAGAGTTATCTACGACATCATTGACGAAGTCAAGAAGGCAATGCAGGGTCTCCTTGCTCCTGAGGAGAAGGAGGTCTACCTCGGTTCTGCGGAAGTCAGGGCAACCTTCAAAGTTCCAAAGGTTGGAACAGTTGCTGGTTGTTACGTGAAGGATGGAGTCATAAGAAGGAACGCAATGGCAAGACTTGTAAGGGATGGAGTTGTTGTTTACGACGGAAAGATTGCTTCCTTGAAACGCTTTAAGGACGACGTTAGGGAAGTTCAGGCTGGTTACGAGTGTGGAGTTGGTCTAGAAAACTTTAACGACATCAAAGTTGGTGACGTAATAGAGTGTTACACAATAGAAAAAGTAGAGAGGGGAGCTTAA
- a CDS encoding YdcF family protein: MMFLLSKTLGVLIIPPGIFLVLLLLSIFLLIKKRKKLATFLLSLTAFLLYLLSTEVGKNFILLPLENSYPYPDLNRINCEAIVVLGGGEIPHSPAENFWASVDPKVSKRLYEAFKLWRKVKKPIVVSGGSVFRSAESEAVAMKRFLTTLGVPSEFVIEEGKSRNTLENAIFTGELLHRNGIEKICLVTSAFHMPRSVRIFEAAGFNVIPVPSDYRVYRTPYSWYSFMPMPSYLRDSLWGVREYVGILYFELLQKERLLKWRAREDSNLQPTD; the protein is encoded by the coding sequence ATGATGTTTTTACTCTCTAAAACCCTTGGTGTTCTTATAATTCCCCCCGGAATCTTCTTAGTTCTTCTCCTCTTATCCATTTTCCTGCTCATTAAAAAGAGAAAAAAGTTGGCTACTTTTCTTCTCTCTTTAACGGCCTTTCTTCTCTACCTTCTTTCTACGGAGGTCGGGAAGAACTTTATTCTCCTTCCCTTAGAAAATAGCTATCCCTACCCTGACTTAAATAGGATAAACTGCGAAGCTATTGTGGTTCTCGGTGGTGGAGAGATTCCCCACTCTCCTGCAGAAAACTTCTGGGCTTCTGTTGACCCTAAGGTTTCAAAGAGGCTCTACGAGGCCTTTAAACTGTGGAGGAAGGTTAAAAAGCCCATCGTTGTTTCAGGTGGTTCTGTCTTCCGTAGTGCAGAAAGTGAAGCGGTGGCTATGAAGAGGTTTCTAACTACTCTTGGAGTGCCCTCTGAGTTTGTTATAGAGGAGGGTAAGAGTAGGAATACTCTGGAGAATGCTATTTTTACGGGGGAGCTCCTTCACAGAAATGGGATAGAGAAAATATGTCTTGTAACTTCTGCCTTTCACATGCCAAGGAGCGTGAGGATATTTGAAGCTGCCGGTTTTAACGTTATTCCCGTTCCTTCAGATTACAGGGTTTACAGAACTCCCTACAGCTGGTACTCCTTTATGCCAATGCCTTCTTACCTGAGGGATTCTCTTTGGGGAGTGAGGGAGTACGTGGGGATTCTCTACTTTGAGTTACTGCAGAAGGAGAGACTTTTAAAGTGGCGGGCCCGGGAGGACTCGAACCTCCAACCTACGGATTAG
- a CDS encoding ribonuclease HII, with protein MDDKEVILCFERELWSKGYRFVAGIDEAGRGPLAGPVVAAAVIFPQDVNPFLFKDSKKLKAKERKELFYRIFKEAVSVGIGFADSIEIDSLNIYRATLLAVKRAVENLSVVPDFLITDYLRVEEFKERSLVLVKGDEKSFSCACASVVAKVTRDFIMEELAKLFPGYGFEKHKGYPTKHHLEAIKSLGVTPIHRRSFGKVAGERKRGGEDSFPVSTEERLLYYKEKLQELLRRN; from the coding sequence GTGGATGACAAAGAAGTAATCCTTTGTTTTGAGAGAGAGCTCTGGTCAAAAGGGTATAGGTTCGTCGCCGGGATTGACGAGGCGGGAAGAGGGCCACTTGCTGGGCCGGTGGTGGCTGCAGCCGTTATCTTCCCGCAGGACGTCAATCCTTTTTTATTTAAGGACTCTAAGAAACTGAAAGCGAAGGAAAGAAAAGAGCTCTTTTACAGGATTTTTAAGGAAGCAGTTTCCGTTGGTATCGGCTTTGCAGATTCAATAGAGATAGATTCACTGAACATCTACAGAGCAACTCTCCTTGCTGTCAAAAGGGCAGTTGAAAACCTTTCTGTAGTTCCCGATTTTCTCATAACAGACTACCTAAGGGTAGAAGAGTTTAAAGAGAGAAGCCTTGTTCTCGTAAAGGGGGATGAAAAGAGCTTTTCCTGTGCCTGTGCAAGCGTAGTGGCAAAGGTAACAAGGGACTTTATAATGGAAGAGCTTGCAAAGCTCTTTCCCGGCTACGGCTTTGAAAAACATAAAGGTTATCCTACAAAGCACCACTTAGAAGCGATAAAATCCTTAGGGGTGACCCCTATCCACAGGAGGAGCTTTGGGAAGGTCGCAGGAGAAAGGAAGAGAGGGGGAGAAGATAGCTTCCCGGTATCTACTGAAGAGAGGTTACTCTATTATAAGGAGAAACTACAGGAGCTCCTACGGCGAAATTGA
- the cobC gene encoding alpha-ribazole phosphatase, with translation MPKVILVRHGKTVWNAEGRYQGKMDIPLNEEGKEQAKRVGEALKDFPVKAVYSSPLSRCLDTAKEIAKHHGLEVKVKEGFKEIDHGEWEGMLASEVEKKYPELLKLWRERPAEVKMPGEGGESLKDVYDRAVKAFEEIVKEHGEDDLIVIVGHDATNKVLMCYLLGVDLNKFWAFKQANCGITVLEYEPSTKRVVIHVANATGHLGKEIDFEVQKAL, from the coding sequence ATGCCAAAAGTTATTCTCGTAAGGCACGGAAAGACCGTTTGGAACGCAGAAGGAAGGTATCAGGGGAAGATGGACATTCCCTTAAACGAGGAAGGAAAGGAACAGGCTAAAAGAGTCGGAGAGGCCTTGAAAGACTTTCCCGTTAAGGCTGTTTACTCAAGTCCTCTTTCAAGGTGCCTTGATACGGCTAAGGAAATAGCTAAACATCATGGCTTAGAGGTAAAGGTAAAGGAAGGCTTTAAGGAAATTGACCACGGTGAGTGGGAAGGAATGCTAGCTTCTGAGGTTGAAAAAAAGTATCCGGAGCTCCTGAAACTCTGGAGAGAAAGGCCAGCAGAAGTAAAGATGCCCGGGGAGGGTGGCGAGAGCCTTAAAGACGTTTACGACAGAGCTGTTAAGGCTTTTGAAGAGATAGTAAAGGAACACGGTGAGGATGACCTTATCGTCATAGTTGGACACGATGCTACAAACAAGGTTTTAATGTGTTACCTCCTCGGTGTAGACCTTAACAAGTTCTGGGCCTTTAAGCAGGCAAACTGTGGAATTACAGTCCTTGAGTATGAGCCATCTACCAAGAGAGTTGTTATTCACGTTGCTAACGCTACCGGCCACCTTGGTAAGGAGATAGACTTTGAAGTCCAGAAGGCCCTATGA
- a CDS encoding YraN family protein: MGRSQEKGREGEKIASRYLLKRGYSIIRRNYRSSYGEIDIIAFDPSTKTIVFVEVKLRKKGAQSTPLETVNRTKQKKIIKTALKFLNETELTYEAVRFDVIGIEDGEISTVFHVEDAFQLNC, translated from the coding sequence TTGGGAAGGTCGCAGGAGAAAGGAAGAGAGGGGGAGAAGATAGCTTCCCGGTATCTACTGAAGAGAGGTTACTCTATTATAAGGAGAAACTACAGGAGCTCCTACGGCGAAATTGACATAATTGCCTTTGACCCGTCAACAAAAACAATAGTGTTCGTTGAAGTAAAATTGAGGAAAAAGGGAGCCCAATCTACTCCTCTGGAGACTGTTAACAGGACAAAACAGAAGAAAATAATAAAAACTGCCCTTAAATTCTTGAACGAAACGGAGCTCACTTACGAAGCGGTTAGGTTTGACGTAATCGGAATAGAGGACGGAGAAATATCTACCGTATTTCACGTTGAGGATGCCTTTCAGTTAAACTGTTGA
- the aroC gene encoding chorismate synthase: MLRFYTAGESHGKGIFAYLEGIPANFEIDFEFINRELSRRQKGYGRGGRMKIEKDKVEFLSGVRLGKTLGSPILMAVWNRDFVNWTEIMKPEPGELPEEKKVTRPRPGHADLSGVLKYRTDDVRSILERSSARETAGRVAAGALCKDILRNLGITVGSYVISIGKVEVPNDYLELSYEERFKNAESSEVRIPLNDSQLEGAFKKEIDKAKAAGESLGGVFEVFALGLPPGIGSHTQWDKRLDGKIAQALMSIQAIKGVEIGMGFEAARTPGSKVHDEIFYSPEKGFFRETNNAGGLEGGMTNGMPILVRAAMKPIPTLYSPLRSVDVRTKEPFLACVERSDVCAVPAAAVVGEAMLAITILSAILEMFPSDDFIRLKRWWEEYKKEVKSF, encoded by the coding sequence GTGTTAAGGTTTTACACGGCTGGAGAAAGCCACGGTAAAGGGATATTTGCATACCTTGAGGGTATTCCGGCAAACTTTGAAATAGACTTTGAATTTATTAATAGAGAGCTCTCCCGCCGCCAGAAAGGCTACGGTCGCGGCGGAAGGATGAAGATAGAGAAAGATAAGGTAGAGTTCCTTTCCGGAGTTAGACTCGGAAAGACCCTTGGCTCTCCCATCCTTATGGCCGTCTGGAACAGGGATTTTGTCAACTGGACGGAGATTATGAAGCCAGAGCCGGGGGAGCTCCCAGAAGAGAAGAAGGTCACCCGTCCCCGTCCCGGCCATGCAGACTTAAGCGGCGTTTTAAAGTATAGAACCGATGACGTAAGGAGCATCTTGGAACGCTCAAGCGCAAGGGAGACGGCAGGAAGGGTAGCAGCCGGAGCTCTCTGCAAGGATATCTTAAGAAATCTCGGTATAACCGTAGGGAGCTACGTTATTTCTATCGGAAAAGTAGAAGTACCAAACGACTACCTTGAACTTTCATACGAGGAGCGCTTTAAAAACGCTGAGAGCTCTGAAGTGAGAATTCCCTTAAATGATTCACAGCTTGAAGGGGCCTTTAAGAAAGAGATAGACAAAGCCAAAGCTGCAGGAGAAAGCCTCGGAGGCGTATTTGAGGTCTTTGCCTTGGGTTTACCTCCGGGAATAGGCAGCCATACCCAGTGGGATAAAAGGCTTGATGGAAAAATCGCTCAAGCGTTAATGTCAATTCAGGCGATAAAGGGCGTTGAGATAGGTATGGGATTTGAGGCTGCAAGAACTCCCGGCTCAAAGGTTCACGATGAGATTTTCTACTCTCCTGAAAAAGGATTTTTCAGGGAAACCAACAACGCCGGCGGCCTTGAAGGGGGAATGACAAACGGAATGCCTATCCTTGTAAGGGCTGCAATGAAGCCTATACCGACCCTCTATAGTCCTTTAAGAAGCGTTGACGTAAGGACAAAAGAGCCGTTCTTGGCCTGTGTTGAACGCTCTGACGTCTGTGCCGTTCCGGCGGCGGCAGTGGTTGGTGAGGCAATGCTTGCAATAACTATCCTTTCCGCAATCTTGGAGATGTTCCCTTCAGACGATTTTATAAGGCTAAAAAGGTGGTGGGAGGAGTATAAGAAAGAAGTCAAAAGCTTTTAG